A genomic stretch from Grus americana isolate bGruAme1 unplaced genomic scaffold, bGruAme1.mat H_79, whole genome shotgun sequence includes:
- the LOC129200370 gene encoding LOW QUALITY PROTEIN: group IIE secretory phospholipase A2-like (The sequence of the model RefSeq protein was modified relative to this genomic sequence to represent the inferred CDS: inserted 1 base in 1 codon) has protein sequence MKLFWLLLCLAGLVPASCNVLQFGAMIKFKTKKLPLSYNGYGCYCGXGGSKQPLDATDWCCHAHDCCYKKLASSSCSPKLVTYEYTISGSQIVCGSKTWCKRQSCECDRQAAECFQKTARTYHNPYKNYPWFLCKGKTPSC, from the exons ATGAAGCTCTtctggctgctcctctgcc TCGCAGGGCTGGTCCCCGCCAGCTGCAACGTGTTACAGTTTGGTGCAATGATTAAATTCAAGACCAAGAAATTGCCGCTGTCCTACAATGGTTACGGCTGCTACTGTG TTGGGGGATCCAAACAGCCGCTGGATGCGACTGACTG GTGCTGCCATGCCCACGACTGCTGCTACAAGAAGTTGGCTTCCTCTAGCTGCAGTCCCAAACTGGTCACATACGAATACACCATCTCGGGAAGCCAGATAGTCTGTG GATCCAAGACTTGGTGCAAAAGACAGAGCTGTGAGTGCGACAGGCAGGCGGCAGAGTGCTTCCAAAAGACAGCCAGGACCTACCACAACCCTTACAAGAATTACCCATGGTTTCTGTGCAAGGGCAAAACTCCCTCCTGCTAG